One window from the genome of Oscillospiraceae bacterium encodes:
- a CDS encoding SGNH/GDSL hydrolase family protein: MELTNQKIVFLGDSITEGIGVADPKNIYWRRLEQDGCKVYGYGVSGTRIAPQATLRVDPRIDDDYFATRIPNMEADADVVVIFGGTNDYGHGDAALGSMDDRTVDTFYGAYHDLCIKIREKYPNAAVVVMTPLHRDNEHMVYNGFHVRTAACLETYVNIIKEVAEYHKLSVLDLYHDCDINPNLASHKENYVPDGLHPNDAGHEILYNTLKTFLKNL, from the coding sequence ATGGAACTTACCAATCAAAAAATTGTGTTTTTAGGCGACAGCATCACCGAAGGAATCGGTGTGGCAGACCCAAAAAATATTTACTGGAGACGTTTGGAACAGGACGGCTGTAAGGTGTACGGCTACGGTGTCAGCGGCACCAGAATTGCGCCCCAGGCCACTTTAAGAGTTGACCCAAGAATTGATGATGACTATTTTGCTACCCGTATTCCCAACATGGAAGCAGATGCCGATGTGGTAGTGATTTTTGGTGGCACCAATGACTATGGTCACGGTGATGCTGCACTGGGCTCTATGGATGACCGCACAGTTGACACCTTCTACGGCGCATATCACGATTTGTGCATCAAAATCCGTGAAAAATATCCCAATGCTGCCGTTGTAGTAATGACTCCCCTGCACCGTGATAACGAACACATGGTATATAACGGATTCCACGTTCGCACCGCAGCTTGTTTGGAAACTTATGTGAATATCATTAAAGAAGTGGCAGAATATCATAAGCTGTCTGTGTTGGATTTATATCACGATTGTGACATTAACCCCAACCTGGCAAGCCACAAAGAAAACTATGTACCGGACGGATTACATCCCAATGATGCAGGGCATGAAATCCTTTATAACACCTTAAAAACATTTTTAAAAAATCTGTAA